A single Clostridium sp. AN503 DNA region contains:
- a CDS encoding carbohydrate ABC transporter permease — protein sequence MTRKQRNTLNTFLRYFVLVAIGICMIYPMIWMVGASFRDNNAEIFSSIGFIPKNPTLQGYIDGWNGTNYSYGHYMINTYLFVIPKVLGTIVSATITAYAFTRFHFKGKGFWYGLMLATLFLPQVVLNVPQFLLFTKIGWVDSYLPLVAPSFFACDTYFVFMMIQFMRSVPKELEEAAEIDGCNSFQRLLLIIVPMVQPAIVSSALFQFMWSSNDFMGPLIYINSTRKFPAALGLRLFMDTETGFQWNKVLALSIITILPSLVVFFLAQDQFVEGISAGGVKG from the coding sequence ATGACGAGAAAACAGAGAAATACGTTGAATACATTCCTGCGCTATTTTGTGCTGGTTGCCATCGGGATCTGTATGATCTATCCCATGATCTGGATGGTTGGCGCGTCCTTTAGGGATAACAACGCGGAGATCTTCAGCTCTATCGGATTTATTCCGAAGAACCCCACTCTCCAGGGCTACATCGACGGGTGGAACGGGACCAACTATTCTTACGGACATTACATGATCAATACATACTTGTTTGTTATTCCAAAGGTACTTGGGACCATTGTGTCTGCTACCATCACGGCTTATGCATTTACCAGATTTCATTTCAAAGGAAAAGGTTTCTGGTACGGCCTGATGCTGGCAACCCTGTTCCTTCCCCAGGTTGTTTTAAATGTTCCCCAGTTCCTTCTGTTTACAAAGATCGGCTGGGTGGACAGCTACCTGCCGTTAGTGGCGCCGAGCTTCTTCGCATGTGATACCTATTTCGTCTTTATGATGATCCAGTTCATGCGCTCGGTCCCGAAAGAACTGGAGGAGGCCGCGGAAATCGACGGCTGCAATTCCTTCCAGCGCCTGCTCCTGATCATCGTACCTATGGTACAGCCGGCGATCGTATCCAGTGCGCTGTTCCAGTTCATGTGGTCCTCCAATGATTTTATGGGACCGCTCATCTACATCAACTCCACCAGGAAGTTCCCAGCGGCCTTGGGACTCCGGTTGTTTATGGATACAGAGACCGGGTTCCAGTGGAATAAGGTGCTGGCATTGTCCATCATCACCATCCTGCCGTCACTGGTAGTATTCTTCCTGGCGCAGGACCAGTTTGTAGAGGGCATCTCAGCAGGCGGTGTGAAGGGCTAG
- a CDS encoding glycoside hydrolase family 28 protein: protein MEFQVIFKTSRRVTIELLNCGIYHTDQPYDIYLDGEKVMTSQKVIQTINGLKPGTAYRLEVRMPKAGSSASSAEAGSSAGDTASAEIRTDYEYVTLNVKKFGARGDGVHDDTVSIQAAISCCPKDSRVYLPKGIYKVSSLFLKSDITIDLAEGAVISAYTDRDKFPILPGLIESYDEKDEYNLGTWEGNPLEMFGSIITGVNVQNVVITGQGVLEGNASYENWWKGEGREKIGGAYRPRMIFLNHCENITVQGITVQNSPAWNLHPYFSNNTRWIDLQVINPKISPNTDGMDPESVDGLLVAGVYFSLGDDCIAMKSGKFYMGNKYKTPSQNIEIRQCYMRHGHGSVTMGSEIAAGVRHMVVKDCIFEDTDRGLRVKTRRGRGNDSVVDDILFENIKMDGVLTPFVVNSYYWCCDPDGRSEYVKNKEALPVDKRTPFIKKLTFKNIEAHNCHVAGSFIYGLPEAKIEDVTFDQVTVDFVEDPTPEYPAMMADVEPCTKKGIYINNVKRLTMKNVTVTGADGKDIEIVHVDELIQ from the coding sequence ATGGAATTCCAGGTAATATTTAAAACCTCAAGGCGGGTGACGATCGAGCTTTTAAACTGTGGGATCTACCACACGGATCAGCCCTATGACATCTATCTGGACGGGGAGAAGGTGATGACCTCTCAAAAGGTCATCCAGACCATAAACGGCTTAAAGCCGGGTACTGCTTACAGGCTGGAAGTGCGGATGCCGAAAGCCGGATCGTCCGCATCGTCCGCAGAGGCCGGTTCATCAGCCGGGGACACAGCATCCGCCGAGATCAGGACCGATTATGAGTATGTAACGTTAAATGTCAAAAAGTTCGGAGCCAGGGGTGACGGCGTTCATGACGATACTGTCAGCATCCAGGCAGCCATAAGCTGCTGTCCCAAAGACAGCCGGGTCTATCTGCCCAAAGGCATTTACAAAGTATCATCCCTGTTTTTAAAGAGCGATATCACCATCGACCTGGCAGAAGGCGCCGTGATATCGGCCTATACGGACCGGGACAAATTCCCGATCCTGCCGGGGCTGATCGAGAGCTACGATGAGAAGGATGAGTACAACTTGGGCACGTGGGAGGGCAATCCTCTTGAGATGTTCGGAAGCATCATCACAGGCGTCAATGTGCAGAATGTAGTGATCACAGGACAGGGCGTGTTAGAAGGAAATGCCAGCTATGAGAACTGGTGGAAGGGCGAAGGCAGGGAGAAGATCGGCGGAGCATACCGCCCCAGGATGATATTCCTAAACCATTGTGAAAATATCACAGTCCAGGGGATAACGGTCCAGAACAGCCCGGCATGGAACCTGCACCCGTATTTTTCCAACAACACGCGCTGGATCGATCTGCAGGTGATCAACCCCAAGATCTCGCCCAATACGGACGGCATGGACCCGGAGTCGGTGGACGGCCTTCTGGTGGCAGGTGTGTATTTCTCCCTTGGGGACGACTGTATTGCCATGAAGTCCGGCAAGTTCTACATGGGCAATAAATACAAGACGCCTTCCCAGAACATAGAGATCCGCCAGTGCTATATGCGCCATGGGCATGGTTCTGTCACCATGGGAAGCGAGATTGCCGCAGGCGTCCGCCATATGGTGGTGAAGGACTGTATTTTCGAGGATACGGACCGGGGCTTAAGAGTAAAGACCAGGCGCGGCAGGGGCAATGATTCCGTGGTAGACGATATCCTGTTTGAGAACATCAAAATGGACGGAGTGCTGACCCCGTTTGTGGTCAATTCCTATTACTGGTGCTGCGACCCGGACGGACGCTCCGAGTATGTGAAGAACAAGGAAGCCCTCCCGGTGGACAAGCGAACCCCGTTCATCAAAAAGCTTACCTTCAAGAATATCGAGGCTCATAACTGCCATGTGGCGGGAAGCTTTATCTATGGACTGCCGGAGGCCAAGATCGAGGACGTAACCTTCGACCAGGTCACCGTAGATTTTGTCGAAGATCCAACACCCGAGTATCCGGCCATGATGGCAGATGTGGAACCATGCACGAAAAAAGGGATCTATATCAACAATGTAAAGCGCCTGACCATGAAAAATGTAACGGTGACCGGTGCAGACGGCAAAGACATTGAGATTGTCCATGTAGATGAGCTGATCCAGTAG
- a CDS encoding GntR family transcriptional regulator, with product MVEEKKSLVDEAYEKIRQKICDFELVPGQAISDFILSKELGMSRTPIRMALQKIQSDGLIRDGGAGQSYYVCEITPEDIEDLFDARSGIEMTALALLMRRKVTEEELDYLRRINRLMEDVNKQGHVKQQFYYDQKFHDKLVLLSGNTRIIHFHESLLLQLTRMRVLSYLERSYQDKAYRDHENIISMIAAGDREGALQALRQHIESTKINYTELLTNKMNAESFGVLSYTMRNDE from the coding sequence GTGGTGGAGGAAAAGAAATCTCTGGTAGACGAAGCTTATGAAAAGATAAGGCAGAAAATCTGCGACTTTGAGCTGGTCCCCGGCCAGGCGATCTCAGATTTCATCCTGAGCAAGGAGCTTGGCATGAGCCGCACGCCGATCCGTATGGCGCTTCAGAAGATACAGAGCGATGGACTGATCCGCGACGGCGGAGCCGGGCAGAGCTACTATGTCTGTGAGATCACGCCGGAGGATATCGAGGATCTGTTTGACGCCAGAAGCGGGATTGAGATGACAGCGCTCGCCCTTCTGATGCGCCGTAAGGTCACGGAGGAGGAGCTTGACTATCTCCGCAGGATCAACCGGTTGATGGAGGATGTGAATAAGCAGGGCCATGTAAAGCAGCAGTTTTACTACGACCAGAAGTTCCATGACAAGCTGGTGCTGCTGTCGGGTAACACCAGGATCATCCATTTCCATGAGAGCCTGCTGCTCCAGCTGACCAGGATGCGGGTCCTTTCCTACCTGGAGCGTTCCTATCAGGACAAGGCATACCGTGACCATGAGAATATCATTTCCATGATCGCAGCGGGAGACCGGGAGGGCGCCCTGCAGGCCCTCAGACAGCATATCGAGAGCACCAAGATAAACTATACCGAGCTTCTGACCAATAAGATGAATGCAGAGTCATTCGGCGTATTGAGTTATACTATGAGGAATGATGAGTAA
- a CDS encoding glycoside hydrolase family 88 protein, producing MNTAITEQFFRDYLVKFAQDDKPLWNYEAGVTLLGAQWLYEVTGDEFYKDRIVEFMDHHILEDGTIKYLDVNELNLDKINSGKILFFLYEQTGEERYKKALEVLIDMLHRHPRTSTGNFWHKTIYPYQIWLDGLYMGLPLYLEYETKFNNNENCNDVYSQMENVRRLLYSDKDHLYYHAYDEKKVMIWADKETGLSHNFWLRSIGWHLMALIDLYEISSEEVFEQHKQYAVWFKEALKGVLEYQDPESGLFYQLIALPDVEGNYIETSGSAMVAYSILKGCRLGVLQEEKYRPMGEKMLNDLLDQKLVCVDGVWHLKDICEVAGLGPKDERDGSVEYYLSEPIVSDEVKGVGATMMAYAEYRKLQAADQEG from the coding sequence ATGAATACAGCAATCACAGAACAGTTTTTCCGCGACTACCTGGTGAAGTTTGCCCAGGATGACAAACCATTGTGGAACTATGAGGCAGGAGTGACCCTGCTGGGGGCACAGTGGCTTTATGAGGTGACCGGGGATGAATTTTACAAGGACCGGATCGTTGAATTTATGGACCATCACATCCTGGAGGACGGCACCATCAAGTATCTGGATGTGAACGAGCTGAACTTAGACAAGATCAATTCCGGCAAGATCCTGTTCTTCTTATATGAGCAGACCGGGGAAGAGCGGTACAAAAAAGCCCTGGAGGTCCTGATCGACATGCTCCACCGCCATCCCAGGACTTCCACAGGCAACTTCTGGCACAAGACCATTTATCCATACCAGATCTGGCTGGACGGCCTGTATATGGGACTGCCGCTGTACCTGGAATATGAGACGAAGTTCAACAACAATGAGAACTGCAATGACGTTTACTCCCAGATGGAGAATGTGAGACGCCTGCTTTACAGTGACAAGGATCATCTGTACTATCACGCCTATGATGAGAAGAAGGTCATGATCTGGGCGGACAAAGAGACCGGCCTGTCCCACAACTTCTGGCTGCGCTCCATCGGCTGGCATCTGATGGCGCTGATCGACTTATATGAGATCTCTTCCGAGGAAGTGTTCGAGCAGCACAAACAGTATGCAGTCTGGTTTAAGGAAGCCTTAAAGGGCGTTCTGGAATACCAGGACCCGGAGAGCGGACTGTTCTATCAGCTGATCGCCCTGCCGGATGTGGAGGGCAACTACATCGAGACCTCCGGCAGCGCTATGGTGGCTTACAGTATTTTAAAGGGCTGCCGTCTGGGCGTTCTCCAGGAGGAGAAATACCGCCCGATGGGAGAGAAAATGTTAAACGATCTCCTGGATCAGAAGCTGGTCTGCGTGGATGGCGTATGGCATCTGAAGGACATCTGCGAAGTGGCGGGCTTAGGGCCGAAAGACGAGCGTGACGGAAGCGTGGAATATTACCTGTCAGAGCCGATCGTTTCTGACGAGGTCAAAGGAGTCGGTGCGACCATGATGGCGTATGCGGAATATCGGAAGCTTCAGGCCGCCGATCAGGAAGGGTGA
- a CDS encoding helix-turn-helix transcriptional regulator, which yields MQSNIKKLRKRQGLTQRELGEKIGVSQQVISRMEREREVIPVDVLINLAAYFKVSTDNVLGYREPEEKLSDWMKGMAAANISREDVLMLIEQTDNIRTKEWMYLWFLVNVMRERR from the coding sequence ATGCAGAGTAATATCAAAAAGCTTCGCAAGAGACAGGGACTGACTCAGAGAGAGCTGGGAGAGAAGATCGGTGTATCGCAGCAGGTGATCAGCAGGATGGAACGTGAACGGGAAGTCATTCCCGTAGATGTGCTGATCAATCTTGCTGCTTATTTTAAGGTGTCCACAGACAATGTGCTGGGGTACAGGGAGCCGGAGGAGAAGCTCTCTGACTGGATGAAAGGGATGGCAGCGGCGAACATCAGCCGGGAGGATGTCCTGATGCTGATCGAGCAGACAGATAACATCCGTACAAAGGAATGGATGTATCTCTGGTTCCTGGTCAATGTAATGAGGGAGCGGCGGTAA
- a CDS encoding sugar ABC transporter permease, with amino-acid sequence MQNYQAILDTSKYVKSFVVTFKYAFMTVPLKLLFALFIAYLLNFKLKGINLFRTIYYIPSILGGSISIAVLWQFLFQNEGLINMVIKAFGGAPINWLGSADYALFVICLLRVWQFGSAMVIFLAALKGVPQDLYEAAAIDGAGKFTQFMKVTIPMITPVVFFNLITQLCQAFQEFNGPFVITNGGPQGSTTLISILIYQNAFKTYKMGMASAMAWMLFIIVAGLTAISFISQKYWVYYGDEER; translated from the coding sequence TTGCAGAACTACCAGGCCATCCTGGATACGTCAAAGTATGTGAAATCCTTTGTGGTAACGTTCAAATACGCATTCATGACGGTGCCGTTAAAGCTTCTCTTTGCCCTGTTTATTGCGTATCTCCTGAACTTTAAGCTGAAAGGCATCAACCTGTTCAGGACCATTTATTACATCCCGTCCATTTTGGGAGGTTCTATCTCCATAGCGGTGCTGTGGCAGTTCCTGTTCCAGAATGAAGGTCTGATCAACATGGTGATCAAGGCTTTCGGCGGGGCGCCGATCAACTGGCTGGGAAGCGCTGATTATGCGCTGTTCGTTATCTGCCTGCTGAGAGTGTGGCAGTTCGGTTCCGCCATGGTTATTTTCCTGGCAGCGTTAAAGGGCGTGCCGCAGGACCTCTATGAAGCGGCAGCCATCGACGGGGCAGGCAAGTTTACTCAGTTTATGAAGGTTACGATCCCGATGATCACGCCGGTGGTGTTCTTTAACCTGATCACCCAGCTGTGCCAGGCGTTCCAGGAGTTCAACGGCCCGTTCGTCATTACCAACGGCGGCCCGCAGGGTTCCACGACCCTGATCTCCATCCTGATCTATCAGAATGCGTTTAAGACCTATAAGATGGGTATGGCAAGCGCGATGGCGTGGATGCTGTTCATCATTGTTGCCGGATTGACTGCGATATCCTTTATTAGCCAGAAGTACTGGGTTTATTACGGGGATGAGGAAAGGTAG